One genomic region from Sulfuriflexus mobilis encodes:
- a CDS encoding DEAD/DEAH box helicase, whose product MSTEIANFEQLALSAPILQVLQEVGYETPSPIQAECIPHLLAGHDVLGQAQTGTGKTAAFALPLLNNLDLKLKQTQVLVLAPTRELAIQVAEAFQTYARHLKGFHVLPIYGGQSMSIQLQHLKRGPHVIVGTPGRVMDHLRRKTLKLDALRALVLDEADEMLRMGFIDDVEWILEQTPKQRQIALFSATMPDVIRKVARKHLNDPTEIKIKTKTSTVETIEQHYWQVSGTNKLDALTRILEVQDFDASIIFVRTRTATVELAEKLEARGHRCAALNGDISQDVRERTVQQLKNKKLDIIIATDVAARGLDVQRISHVINYDIPNDVESYVHRIGRTGRAGRKGCAILFVAPREMRMLQAIERATKQKIERVQLPSSEIITNKRISQFKETVLEAINSGDLDFFHDIIEQIQQENEISVEQIAAALAKQAQIDRPLRMKELPKAKQELPRHRDERPRKDSPRGHAESPHKAKRHNTDSDADMVTYRIEVGRDDGVMPKNIVGAIANEVGLDFASIGHIKLYDDHSMVDLPKGLSKANFQHLIKVRVCHKPLNISLADGSSFTEEPEQKKARPKISVREDSPVPKKKTERVKEKWSSARKKEASKKRAKKAKEKSKEKKKTKK is encoded by the coding sequence ATGTCTACCGAGATTGCCAACTTCGAGCAGTTGGCCCTGTCCGCTCCCATTCTTCAGGTCCTGCAAGAGGTCGGCTACGAAACCCCGTCCCCGATCCAGGCCGAGTGTATCCCACACTTACTGGCAGGCCATGACGTGCTTGGCCAGGCCCAGACCGGCACCGGCAAGACCGCGGCCTTTGCCCTGCCATTGTTAAATAACCTCGATCTGAAGCTTAAGCAGACACAGGTTCTGGTGCTGGCACCGACACGTGAACTGGCTATCCAGGTTGCTGAAGCCTTCCAGACTTATGCCCGGCACCTGAAGGGTTTTCATGTTTTACCCATCTATGGTGGGCAAAGCATGAGCATACAGTTGCAACACCTGAAACGAGGCCCGCATGTCATCGTCGGCACACCCGGCCGAGTCATGGATCACCTGCGCCGTAAAACCCTCAAGCTCGATGCACTGCGCGCCCTGGTGCTCGACGAGGCCGATGAGATGCTACGCATGGGTTTTATCGATGACGTCGAGTGGATCCTCGAACAAACACCCAAGCAACGCCAGATCGCGTTGTTTTCGGCGACCATGCCAGATGTCATCCGCAAGGTGGCACGTAAACATCTAAACGATCCCACCGAGATCAAGATCAAAACCAAAACCAGTACGGTCGAGACCATCGAACAACACTACTGGCAGGTCAGTGGCACCAACAAGCTTGATGCCCTGACCCGGATTCTCGAGGTTCAAGACTTTGATGCCAGTATCATCTTTGTTCGCACCCGTACCGCGACAGTAGAGCTGGCCGAGAAACTCGAGGCACGTGGTCACCGTTGTGCCGCACTGAATGGTGATATCAGCCAGGATGTGCGTGAACGTACTGTTCAGCAGTTAAAGAATAAAAAACTCGACATCATCATTGCCACCGATGTCGCCGCACGTGGTCTCGACGTACAGCGCATTTCGCATGTCATTAATTATGACATCCCCAATGATGTTGAGTCCTATGTACACCGCATCGGCCGTACCGGTCGTGCCGGTCGTAAGGGTTGTGCCATCCTGTTTGTTGCGCCACGTGAGATGCGCATGTTGCAGGCTATTGAACGTGCCACCAAACAGAAGATCGAGCGCGTACAACTACCTTCTTCGGAAATCATTACCAACAAACGTATCAGCCAGTTCAAAGAAACGGTACTGGAAGCTATTAATTCAGGCGATCTGGATTTCTTCCATGATATCATTGAGCAGATTCAGCAGGAAAATGAAATCAGCGTCGAACAAATCGCCGCCGCACTTGCGAAACAGGCGCAAATTGATCGCCCGCTACGCATGAAAGAATTACCGAAGGCAAAACAGGAATTGCCACGCCATCGAGATGAGCGACCACGCAAAGACTCACCACGTGGTCACGCCGAGTCACCACATAAGGCCAAACGTCATAACACTGATAGCGATGCCGATATGGTTACCTATCGCATCGAGGTAGGTCGAGATGATGGCGTGATGCCGAAAAACATCGTTGGTGCAATAGCCAATGAAGTCGGTCTCGATTTCGCGAGCATTGGCCATATTAAACTCTATGATGACCATAGCATGGTCGATCTTCCAAAAGGCCTGTCCAAGGCAAACTTCCAGCATCTGATAAAGGTTCGTGTCTGCCACAAACCCCTGAACATCAGTCTTGCCGACGGTTCCAGTTTTACCGAAGAACCGGAGCAGAAAAAGGCACGCCCTAAAATCTCAGTACGAGAAGATAGTCCGGTACCCAAAAAGAAAACTGAACGTGTAAAAGAGAAATGGTCATCTGCGCGTAAGAAAGAGGCTTCCAAAAAACGCGCTAAAAAGGCCAAGGAAAAGTCCAAAGAAAAGAAAAAGACCAAGAAATAA
- the queA gene encoding tRNA preQ1(34) S-adenosylmethionine ribosyltransferase-isomerase QueA: MQRSDFYFELPPELIAQQPAPERGASRLLCVDVANAALTDRQFSDLPSLLRAGDLLVFNDTRVIPARLHGHKASGGKVEVLIERVLDTKHVLAHVRASKTPRPGNPLRLEGCIDAEVLGREGELFKLRFNDPRDVLEILDAHGHMPLPPYIEREDAEQDRERYQTVYAQHPGAVAAPTAGLHFDEAMLETLKAKGVNTTQVTLHVGAGTFQPVRVDDIREHHMHSETIEVSAETVAAIEKTRAAGGRVIAVGTTSVRALESAAQANNGVLAPFSGETEIFMYPGYEFLTIDAILTNFHLPESTLIMLVSAFAGHKLIMQAYEHAVAERYRFFSYGDAMFISRV, translated from the coding sequence ATGCAGCGTAGTGATTTTTACTTTGAACTCCCCCCGGAACTGATCGCCCAGCAACCCGCCCCCGAACGTGGCGCGAGTCGCCTGTTGTGCGTGGATGTCGCCAACGCCGCGCTGACAGATCGCCAGTTTAGTGACCTACCCAGTTTGTTACGCGCCGGTGACCTGCTGGTGTTTAATGATACGCGTGTGATCCCGGCGCGCCTGCACGGTCACAAGGCCAGTGGTGGCAAGGTCGAGGTGCTGATTGAGCGGGTCCTCGATACTAAACATGTGCTGGCTCACGTGCGGGCCAGCAAGACGCCAAGGCCGGGTAATCCATTGCGCCTCGAAGGCTGTATCGATGCCGAGGTGCTGGGGCGGGAAGGGGAACTGTTCAAGCTCCGTTTCAATGACCCACGTGACGTGCTTGAGATACTGGATGCCCACGGGCATATGCCCCTGCCACCCTATATCGAACGCGAGGATGCCGAGCAGGACCGCGAGCGTTATCAGACGGTGTATGCACAACACCCGGGTGCCGTGGCCGCACCGACCGCGGGTCTGCATTTTGATGAGGCGATGCTGGAAACGTTGAAGGCAAAAGGTGTGAACACCACCCAGGTGACCCTGCATGTGGGGGCAGGCACCTTCCAGCCGGTGCGCGTCGATGATATTCGTGAACATCACATGCACAGTGAGACCATCGAGGTCAGTGCCGAAACCGTGGCCGCGATTGAAAAGACCCGTGCCGCTGGCGGGCGTGTCATCGCGGTCGGCACCACCAGTGTCCGTGCCCTGGAGAGTGCCGCGCAGGCGAATAATGGGGTATTGGCGCCGTTCAGTGGCGAGACCGAGATATTCATGTACCCCGGCTATGAGTTTCTGACTATCGATGCGATATTGACCAACTTCCACCTGCCCGAGTCGACCTTGATCATGCTGGTCAGTGCCTTTGCCGGGCATAAGCTTATAATGCAGGCTTATGAGCACGCCGTTGCTGAACGCTATCGTTTTTTCAGTTATGGCGATGCGATGTTTATTAGCCGGGTTTGA
- the tgt gene encoding tRNA guanosine(34) transglycosylase Tgt, whose product MKFDLITTEGQARRGQLQFQRGTVETPAFMPVGTYGTVKGMTPEEVRESGAEILLGNTFHLMLRPGTEIISKHGDLHDFMHWEGPILTDSGGFQVWSLGDLRKITEEGVHFSSPVNGDKVFMGPEESMAVQRALGADIVMIFDECTPFPATEEQARDSMQLSLRWAARSKQAHGDNPAALFGIVQGGMYPQLRDESLAGLVEIGFDGYAIGGLSVGEPKEEMLKVLDHLTPQMPEDRPRYLMGVGTPEDLVDGVCRGIDMFDCVMPTRNARNGHLFTSEGVVRIRNAPNRDDTRPLDPACDCYTCKNYSRAYLHHLDKANEILGARLNTMHNLHYYQALMRDLREAIAAGSLQTFVSDFYAKRAQTASAVS is encoded by the coding sequence ATGAAGTTTGATTTGATAACTACCGAGGGTCAGGCACGACGCGGCCAGTTGCAGTTTCAGCGCGGCACCGTCGAGACCCCGGCCTTCATGCCTGTGGGCACCTATGGCACGGTCAAGGGCATGACCCCGGAAGAGGTGCGCGAGAGCGGTGCTGAAATCTTGCTTGGTAATACCTTTCACCTGATGTTGCGACCGGGCACTGAGATCATCAGCAAGCACGGTGACCTGCATGACTTCATGCACTGGGAAGGGCCGATACTCACCGATTCGGGCGGTTTTCAGGTCTGGAGCCTCGGTGACCTGCGCAAGATCACCGAGGAGGGTGTGCACTTCAGTTCCCCGGTGAACGGCGACAAGGTCTTTATGGGGCCGGAAGAGTCCATGGCCGTGCAGCGTGCACTCGGTGCCGACATTGTTATGATCTTTGATGAGTGCACGCCATTCCCGGCCACCGAGGAGCAGGCACGAGATTCCATGCAGCTCTCGCTGCGCTGGGCGGCGCGCAGTAAGCAGGCCCACGGTGATAACCCCGCGGCGCTGTTCGGTATCGTGCAGGGTGGTATGTATCCGCAGCTACGTGACGAGTCACTCGCGGGGCTGGTCGAGATCGGTTTTGATGGCTATGCCATCGGCGGGCTGTCGGTGGGGGAGCCAAAGGAAGAGATGTTGAAGGTGCTTGATCACCTGACCCCGCAGATGCCAGAGGACCGTCCGCGTTACCTGATGGGCGTGGGTACCCCCGAAGACCTGGTCGATGGCGTCTGCCGTGGCATAGATATGTTTGACTGTGTCATGCCGACCCGCAATGCGCGAAATGGTCATTTATTCACCAGCGAGGGGGTGGTGCGGATCCGCAATGCCCCCAACCGGGATGACACACGCCCGCTGGACCCGGCGTGCGATTGTTACACCTGCAAAAACTACAGCCGTGCCTATCTGCACCATCTCGACAAGGCCAATGAGATCCTTGGCGCACGCCTCAACACCATGCATAATTTACATTATTATCAGGCACTAATGCGTGATTTACGCGAGGCCATCGCGGCAGGGTCCCTGCAGACATTTGTCAGCGATTTCTATGCAAAACGCGCCCAAACTGCATCGGCTGTGTCATAA
- the yajC gene encoding preprotein translocase subunit YajC: MSFFISEALAEGSATTSGQGDPMTSLIFMVVIFAVFYFLLIRPQSKRAKEHKQLVAALSKGDEVVTSGGIYGKLSGVSDDYVEVDIAEGITVKMQRQAVASVLPKGTIKSL; encoded by the coding sequence ATGAGTTTTTTCATTTCTGAAGCCCTCGCCGAGGGTAGTGCTACGACCTCCGGACAAGGCGACCCGATGACCAGCCTGATTTTTATGGTGGTGATCTTTGCGGTGTTCTATTTCCTCTTGATCCGTCCGCAGTCCAAGCGTGCCAAGGAACACAAACAATTGGTCGCGGCCCTGAGCAAGGGCGATGAGGTGGTCACCTCCGGTGGCATTTACGGTAAGTTGAGCGGTGTCTCGGATGACTATGTTGAAGTCGACATTGCTGAGGGCATCACCGTTAAAATGCAACGTCAGGCCGTGGCCTCGGTATTACCGAAGGGCACCATTAAGAGTCTGTAA
- the secD gene encoding protein translocase subunit SecD: MNQYPLWKYLLILFVIAIGALYAVPNLYPGEPAVQVSPSLRGAKLDPGLADRVKSILDDKAIVYRRIESEADKLVVRFDDTELQLKAKDIVKEELGRDFAVALNLVPTTPEWLRSLNALPMYLGLDLRGGVYFLMEVDMDAAERLGEERYVSDIRSSLREEKVRYLSINRVAGTDTRNGGVEVKFRDAERREQARVVIAKEFRTLDLNEDERDGAFYLRASLNRDEVIETKRVALQQNLSTLRNRVNELGVAEPIIQQQGESRIVVQLPGVQDPVYARDILGATATLEYHAVDTENDVQEALRGRVPPGSRLYKERNGNPVLLKKRLIVTGDMVVNAASGLDQRGGSPMVSVTLDDAGAKRMLKFTKENVGKPMAVVYIETKTIVRNIDGKEVRQRKKIEEVISVANILEPFSKRFQTTGLDSADEARQLALLLRAGSLATPVDIVEERTIGPSLGQDNIDKGTRSVIIGFMLVLVFMAVWYRGFGLVANLALTANLVLIIAVLSMLQATLTLPGIAGIVLTVGMAVDANVLIFERIREELRIGNSPQASISAGYDKAISTIADANVTTLIAAVVLFVFGTGPIKGFAITLSIGIVTSMFTAIMGTRAVVNLAWGKRRLSKLSI, translated from the coding sequence ATGAACCAGTACCCGCTCTGGAAATACCTGTTAATCCTCTTTGTCATTGCCATCGGTGCACTCTATGCCGTGCCAAACCTGTATCCCGGCGAGCCGGCCGTACAGGTGTCGCCGTCGTTACGTGGCGCCAAGCTTGATCCGGGCCTCGCTGACAGGGTCAAGAGCATCCTTGATGACAAGGCCATAGTCTATCGTCGGATTGAAAGCGAGGCCGATAAACTGGTGGTGCGCTTTGATGACACCGAGCTGCAACTCAAGGCAAAGGACATCGTCAAAGAGGAACTGGGTCGTGATTTCGCTGTTGCCCTGAATCTGGTCCCCACCACACCGGAATGGTTGCGCTCACTGAATGCCCTGCCGATGTATCTCGGTCTGGACCTGCGCGGTGGGGTGTATTTTCTCATGGAAGTGGATATGGACGCCGCCGAGCGCCTCGGTGAGGAGCGTTATGTCAGTGACATCCGCTCATCCCTGCGTGAAGAGAAGGTCCGTTACCTGAGCATAAATCGTGTTGCCGGCACTGATACGCGTAATGGAGGTGTCGAGGTCAAGTTCCGTGATGCTGAGAGGCGTGAGCAGGCCCGTGTCGTCATCGCCAAGGAATTCCGCACGCTGGACCTGAACGAAGATGAACGTGACGGGGCCTTCTATCTGCGTGCCAGCCTGAACCGCGATGAGGTCATTGAGACCAAGCGTGTGGCCCTGCAGCAGAATCTTTCCACCCTGCGAAACCGTGTCAACGAACTGGGTGTTGCTGAACCGATTATCCAGCAGCAGGGTGAGTCCCGTATCGTTGTACAACTGCCCGGTGTGCAGGACCCGGTTTACGCCCGCGATATTCTCGGCGCTACCGCCACACTGGAATATCACGCGGTCGATACCGAGAACGATGTGCAGGAGGCCCTGCGTGGACGCGTGCCGCCAGGTTCCCGTTTATACAAGGAACGTAACGGCAACCCGGTGCTGTTGAAGAAACGCCTGATCGTTACGGGTGATATGGTCGTGAATGCCGCCTCCGGTCTGGATCAGCGTGGTGGTAGCCCGATGGTGAGCGTGACACTCGACGATGCCGGCGCCAAGCGCATGCTCAAGTTCACCAAGGAAAACGTAGGCAAACCGATGGCCGTGGTGTATATAGAAACCAAGACCATCGTCCGTAATATTGATGGCAAGGAAGTGCGTCAGCGCAAGAAGATTGAAGAGGTTATCAGCGTTGCCAATATCCTTGAACCCTTCAGTAAGCGCTTCCAGACCACCGGTCTGGATAGCGCGGACGAGGCACGCCAGCTGGCGCTGTTACTGCGTGCGGGTTCTCTGGCGACACCGGTCGATATCGTCGAAGAACGTACCATTGGCCCATCACTGGGACAGGACAATATCGACAAGGGTACACGCTCAGTGATCATCGGTTTCATGCTGGTGTTGGTGTTCATGGCGGTGTGGTACCGTGGTTTTGGTCTGGTCGCCAACCTCGCGCTGACCGCGAACCTGGTCCTGATCATCGCCGTATTGTCCATGCTGCAGGCGACCCTGACCCTGCCGGGTATTGCCGGTATCGTCCTGACCGTGGGTATGGCCGTAGATGCCAACGTGCTGATTTTTGAACGTATCCGGGAAGAGTTACGCATTGGAAACTCGCCACAGGCGAGTATCTCGGCCGGTTATGACAAGGCCATCTCGACGATTGCCGATGCCAATGTCACCACCTTGATCGCCGCGGTTGTCCTGTTCGTGTTTGGTACCGGGCCGATTAAAGGTTTTGCGATCACCCTGTCTATCGGCATCGTTACCTCCATGTTTACCGCCATCATGGGTACCCGTGCAGTAGTCAACCTGGCTTGGGGCAAGCGTCGCCTGAGCAAGCTGTCGATATAG
- the secF gene encoding protein translocase subunit SecF, translating into MQIFKQVSKFNFMGKRRLAMILSLLLMAASVASLATRGLNLGVDFTGGAVIEVGYSQPTELAGVRAALSKDYGDAQVQHFGASTDVLIRMAPREGISSVDLSKKVLDTLRAATKDTVEIRRVEYVGPQVGEELTEQGALAILYALFGIFVYVFLRFQWQFSVGAVAALFHDVLVTLGFFSLLQLEFDLTVLAAVLAVIGYSLNDTIVVFDRIRENFRRMRTEAPLDVFNVSINETLSRTLITSLTTMLVLLALFFLGGELIHSFAAALLVGIFVGTYSSIYVASTASLALGVSKADLVQVKPENVNPDGSQV; encoded by the coding sequence ATGCAAATTTTCAAGCAAGTCAGCAAATTTAATTTCATGGGCAAACGCCGTCTGGCGATGATATTGTCGTTACTCCTGATGGCCGCCTCAGTCGCATCATTGGCCACCAGGGGACTGAACCTTGGTGTCGATTTTACCGGCGGTGCCGTGATCGAGGTGGGTTATAGCCAGCCCACCGAACTGGCAGGTGTGCGTGCAGCCTTGTCAAAAGACTATGGTGATGCCCAGGTGCAACACTTCGGGGCCTCGACCGATGTGCTGATCCGCATGGCACCGCGTGAAGGCATCAGCAGCGTCGACCTGAGCAAGAAAGTCCTCGATACCTTGCGAGCGGCGACAAAAGACACGGTGGAAATACGCCGTGTCGAATATGTCGGTCCGCAGGTGGGTGAGGAACTGACCGAGCAGGGTGCCCTTGCCATTCTCTATGCCCTGTTTGGTATCTTTGTGTATGTATTTCTGCGTTTCCAGTGGCAGTTCTCGGTGGGTGCGGTCGCGGCATTATTCCATGATGTGTTAGTGACGCTAGGCTTTTTCTCGTTGTTGCAACTCGAGTTCGACCTGACCGTGCTGGCGGCGGTGCTGGCGGTGATCGGTTACTCACTCAACGATACCATCGTGGTGTTTGACCGTATTCGTGAAAATTTCCGTCGCATGCGCACCGAAGCGCCGCTTGATGTGTTCAATGTTTCGATTAATGAAACCCTGTCACGTACCCTGATCACCTCACTGACCACCATGCTGGTATTGCTGGCCCTGTTCTTCCTCGGTGGCGAGTTGATCCACAGCTTTGCTGCCGCTCTGCTTGTCGGTATCTTCGTTGGTACCTACTCATCCATTTATGTGGCTAGTACCGCATCGTTGGCTCTGGGCGTGAGCAAGGCGGACCTGGTGCAGGTGAAACCGGAGAATGTGAATCCCGACGGCTCTCAAGTCTGA
- the suhB gene encoding inositol-1-monophosphatase, giving the protein MQPMLNIAVRAAREAGKIIMYHFQRLDTLTVSSKAKNDFVSEVDFKAEQAIIQTIHKAYPDHAILAEESGAQGDNEFEWVIDPLDGTTNFLHGFPQFAVSIALRHKGRLTQGVVYDPVSQDLFTASRGGGANLNDRRIRVSNARGLDGALLGTGFPFRQQEHLDMYLETFKALFPNTSGIRRPGSAALDLAYVAAGRLDGFWELGLSQWDMAAGALLILEAGGIVGDFSGGHQYLEKGHIVAGNPKMFKAILSTIHPHLKPEFIAP; this is encoded by the coding sequence ATGCAACCGATGCTGAATATCGCCGTGCGCGCCGCGCGCGAGGCTGGCAAGATCATTATGTATCATTTCCAACGACTTGATACCCTGACGGTCAGTAGCAAGGCCAAAAATGACTTTGTCAGCGAGGTCGACTTCAAGGCCGAGCAGGCGATCATCCAGACTATCCACAAGGCCTATCCGGACCACGCCATTTTGGCCGAGGAGAGCGGGGCCCAGGGCGACAATGAATTCGAGTGGGTCATCGACCCCTTGGATGGCACCACCAACTTCCTACATGGTTTCCCCCAGTTTGCGGTCTCGATCGCCCTGCGTCACAAGGGGCGCCTGACCCAGGGCGTCGTCTACGACCCCGTTAGCCAGGACCTGTTTACCGCCTCACGTGGCGGGGGTGCGAACCTGAATGATCGTCGCATCCGCGTCAGTAATGCCCGCGGCCTGGATGGCGCCCTGCTTGGCACCGGTTTCCCTTTCCGCCAGCAGGAACACCTCGATATGTATCTGGAGACCTTCAAGGCCCTGTTCCCGAACACCAGTGGCATCCGTCGCCCGGGGTCCGCCGCGCTGGACCTCGCCTATGTCGCTGCCGGTCGCCTGGATGGTTTCTGGGAACTCGGTCTGAGCCAGTGGGATATGGCTGCTGGTGCACTGCTCATCCTCGAGGCCGGTGGCATCGTTGGTGATTTTTCCGGGGGACACCAGTATCTCGAAAAGGGACATATAGTCGCCGGTAACCCGAAGATGTTTAAAGCGATCCTCTCGACGATTCATCCGCATCTGAAACCGGAATTCATTGCGCCTTAA
- the trmJ gene encoding tRNA (cytosine(32)/uridine(32)-2'-O)-methyltransferase TrmJ, translating into MYENIRIVLVSTSHPGNIGATARAMKNMGLSELYLVNPHVFPHADASARASGADDLLAKATVCASLEEAVAGCSLVFGASARLRSLPWPLAEPREAAVQIINAHQQAPVAVVFGREHSGLTNDELLCCNALVHIPCNETFSSLNVAAAVQVLSYEIHMAGRQGITEVATDSPLATADEIERFFQHLEETLVEIEFLDPDKPRQLMRRLRRLYNRARLEETEVNILRGILTAAQKQARNRLQ; encoded by the coding sequence ATGTACGAGAATATACGCATTGTGCTGGTTAGCACGAGTCATCCCGGCAACATCGGTGCGACAGCCAGGGCCATGAAAAACATGGGCTTGAGTGAGCTTTACCTGGTTAATCCACACGTATTTCCGCATGCCGATGCCAGCGCGCGTGCCTCTGGGGCAGATGACCTGCTGGCCAAAGCTACAGTTTGCGCAAGCCTCGAAGAGGCCGTGGCTGGTTGTAGTCTGGTTTTTGGGGCCAGTGCCCGGCTACGGAGTTTGCCCTGGCCGCTGGCTGAGCCGCGCGAGGCGGCTGTGCAGATTATCAATGCACACCAACAGGCCCCGGTGGCCGTGGTGTTTGGCCGTGAACACTCGGGTCTGACCAATGATGAACTACTGTGCTGCAATGCCCTTGTGCATATTCCCTGCAATGAAACATTCAGTTCGCTGAACGTGGCGGCGGCGGTGCAGGTGCTCAGTTACGAAATACATATGGCCGGTCGGCAAGGGATAACCGAGGTGGCGACTGATAGCCCGCTCGCCACAGCGGACGAGATCGAACGTTTCTTCCAGCATCTGGAGGAAACCCTGGTAGAGATTGAATTTCTCGATCCGGACAAACCACGCCAACTCATGCGCCGCCTGCGCAGACTCTATAATAGGGCCCGGCTTGAAGAGACCGAGGTGAATATCCTGCGCGGTATTCTCACAGCGGCACAAAAACAGGCACGGAATCGTTTACAATAG
- the cysE gene encoding serine O-acetyltransferase, whose product MFGRIREDLICVFDRDPAARSVFDILTNYPGFHALLAHRISHRLWLWKLRWLARWLSTIARWFTGVEIHPGACIGRRFFIDHGMGVVIGETAEIGDDCTLYHGVTLGGTSWKKGKRHPTLGNNVVVGAGAKVLGPITIGTNGRVGSNAVVVKDVPANATVVGIPGHIVKRVPRSKDHEKRKAFAEKIGFDAYGTSHGDMPDPVANAVNSMLDHIHAMDNKMETMCQALKSLGGEINDLSLPDLGPCKIQSADEPEPISDGGLDEQKAANDDAQTKP is encoded by the coding sequence ATGTTTGGCCGTATCCGCGAAGACCTCATTTGTGTATTCGACCGCGATCCCGCGGCGCGGAGCGTGTTCGATATTCTGACGAACTACCCGGGCTTTCATGCCTTACTGGCCCACCGTATCAGTCACCGCCTGTGGTTGTGGAAGCTGCGCTGGCTGGCACGCTGGTTATCAACGATTGCGCGCTGGTTTACCGGGGTGGAGATCCATCCAGGTGCCTGTATCGGTCGGCGTTTTTTCATCGACCACGGTATGGGCGTGGTGATCGGTGAGACCGCTGAAATCGGCGATGACTGCACGCTTTATCATGGTGTCACCCTCGGTGGTACCAGCTGGAAAAAGGGCAAACGCCACCCGACCCTGGGCAATAACGTCGTCGTCGGGGCCGGGGCCAAGGTGTTAGGGCCCATAACCATTGGCACCAATGGTCGTGTGGGCTCTAATGCCGTGGTAGTGAAGGACGTACCGGCGAATGCCACCGTGGTCGGGATCCCCGGACACATCGTCAAAAGGGTACCCCGCAGTAAAGACCATGAAAAACGCAAGGCATTTGCCGAGAAGATCGGTTTCGACGCCTACGGCACCTCGCATGGCGATATGCCTGACCCGGTCGCCAACGCCGTCAATAGCATGCTCGACCATATCCATGCCATGGATAATAAGATGGAGACCATGTGCCAGGCCCTGAAGAGTTTAGGTGGTGAAATCAATGACTTATCTCTGCCTGACCTGGGGCCCTGCAAGATCCAGTCAGCCGATGAGCCGGAGCCTATCAGTGATGGTGGCCTGGACGAGCAAAAAGCGGCCAACGATGATGCCCAGACAAAGCCCTGA
- the iscR gene encoding Fe-S cluster assembly transcriptional regulator IscR — translation MRLTTKGRYAVTAMLDLALHYEEGPITLADISRRQGISLSYLEQLFSRLRKKELVISARGPGGGYRLSRDSSEIAVADVVTAIDEKVDATRCGGLANCQDDEPCLTHELWTDLSERIYDFLSGITLADLVNRREVQEVAQRQKGITVNEIDGKSVAV, via the coding sequence ATGAGACTAACGACGAAAGGCCGTTACGCTGTAACCGCAATGCTCGACCTCGCCCTGCACTATGAAGAGGGTCCTATTACCCTGGCCGACATCTCACGCCGTCAGGGCATATCGCTGTCATACCTCGAGCAATTGTTCTCGCGTCTGCGCAAAAAAGAACTTGTGATTAGTGCCCGTGGCCCGGGGGGCGGCTACCGCCTGAGCCGTGATTCCAGCGAAATTGCTGTGGCCGACGTGGTCACTGCGATTGATGAAAAAGTCGATGCCACCCGTTGTGGCGGACTGGCCAATTGCCAGGATGACGAGCCCTGTCTTACCCACGAACTGTGGACAGACCTGAGTGAGCGTATATACGACTTTTTGAGTGGTATTACCCTGGCTGACCTGGTGAACCGCAGGGAAGTGCAGGAAGTGGCCCAGCGCCAGAAGGGTATCACTGTGAATGAAATCGACGGCAAGAGTGTTGCTGTTTAA